In the Sphingobacterium sp. PCS056 genome, CTGATCGTCATACTGTATTACTTTTTTCGGGGTTAGTGATGGCGATAGGTTTGATCATCATCGGCAGTTCAAGTAATTTTCTGATGTTTGCATCAGGTTGGGTGATTATCGGTATAGCAATGGCAATGGGGCTATATGATGCATTGTTTGCTGCAATTGGTAAAAGATACAGCCTTAACGCAGCAAAGTCAATCGTTTGGATCACTCTGATATCCAGTTTAGCACCTTCCGTTTCTTGGTTATTTACCAGCTATATTTTGGATAGTTTTGGATGGAGAAATACCTGCTATACATATGCCATCTTGTTGATAATTACCATATTCCCGATTCATATGCATGTTTTCAAAAATAAAGAAGGAAACAAAAGCACATTAAAAGGAGAGACCTTGCAATCCGCAGTCGAGCCCTTCCGTTCAAAATTGTATTATTTATTATCAGCAAATTTTACTCTTGGTTCGGTGATAACCACCAGCGTTATCATACACTTAATTCAAATATTACTACATGGCAAGACCGAGATGTCAATGGTTTTAATCGCAATATCTTTTTTAGGACCAAGCCAAGCCATGGCACGAGTTATTGAGTTGATCATTGGAAAAAGGAGCGCTATTGAAATGTCCTTTATTTCTACCATAATCATTTTTTTGGGTATGATATTGATTTTTGTGTCCCCCATATTTGCAATACCTGGAGTAGTTGTTTTTGGAATAGGAAATGGGATGCGTTCAGTTTTGAGAGGAACATTGCCATTGTCTGTTTATGGTAGTGACAATTATGCCTTGATTCTTGGAAGACTTGCAAGGTTGCCCTTACTAGCACAAGCAACAGCTCCTTTTCTTGGAGGATATCTTATTCAACAATTTGGTATGGTAATTTTCTTATGTGTAATCAGTTTTATGGCAATCGTCAATATTTTTTTAATTGCATTAATCAAACAAGCAATAGAACAGTACAAATTAATTTCTATCCATGAATAATATCAAATATATTTTTAGACAAGCTACAGAAGAAGATGCTTTTCAAATTTGGAAAATTTTAGAAAAAGCGATCAAGAGACGAAAAGACGATGGGAGTACACAATGGCAAGATGGCTATCCTAATCAATCCATTGTTGAAAATGATATTAAGAACAGTTATGGTTACGTGCTGGTTGATGAAGATATCATCATTGGTTATTGTGCTATTTTGATAAATGATGAACCAGAGTATTCGAACATAAAGGGATCTTGGTTGACTAATGGTGATTTTGTGGTTTACCACAGAGTTGCAATATCTGAAAAGTATCTTGGTCAAGGATTGGCTCAGAGAATTTTACAGCATATCGAAGATTTTGCGCTTAAACACAATATTTATAGTGTAAAGGTTGATACTAATTTTGATAATAGGGGTATGCTTTGGATATTGCAAAAAATGTGCTATCACTATTGTGGTGAAGTAACATTCAGAGGAAGTCCAAGAAAAGCTTTTGAGAAAATCTTAAGATAAGGTAGGTGTAATAGATCAAGCATAGCTTGTAGATCAACTGTCCATTATAGTAAAGTGTACTATTTGTAATATTTAGTTGGTTTTCACGTTATAACCAACAATAATTTTAAGTGGGTTTTCCTTGATTGCCAAAACCTGTATTTCCTCATCATAGATGTAGTCGGACAACTATTTGTCAAGGTCGCTTTATGTATCGTAATTAAATATTTAGTTTTATTTTCGCACTGGTATTCAAATTTAACAGTATATAGACCAATAAGCTACATCTGGTATAGTACGCGACTGGCTTACCGTTACCGTTCTATCGATAGCTGTAAACATATAATTCTTCGCATTATCGAAGACATTTAGTTTGGGATTTAGCAGTACAGCGTTAACGGTTCTGATTTTGTATAGCTATTTTTTCTCCTTTCAATAGTGCTGAGGATATTTGTCTGCAGTGCTGAGAACTATGAAATAGCAAAATTGAAAACCGTTTTATTCTGGATATTTTTCCAAATCAGGTTGTTTCTATTTCTTCAAGCCACTTAGTATCTTTTTCTAATTTGATTAAATCGCGTATTTAATATTCGAAAGTTAGTGTGAATAGGAGGTGAGCGGTTTTTCTTTCGTCTCTTAATTCTTTTTAAGATGGAATGGACTTAGCGATAAGCTGTTTTGAATATTAAAAATCCATTAAAGTATCTAAGCCCGGGTTGAGATCTTTAAAGGTGTCGATTTTATCCAAAGCTATAAAAATGCCATTAAGATAGGGAGCTGCACCACTTCCTGCTTCGTGTTTTATGCTCAGTTTTTCATCTTCCATACAGAAAATCGTTTCGACTCCAAGTATATGCCCAGGTAAACGAACGGCATGTACCTGAATCCCATTAACAGCGGCACCACGAGTTGCTTTATTACCGATAGTTTCATCTATAAGTACATCAGGAGTTGGTTTTTTTACCTTCGATAGGCGATAGGCAAGTTCGGCAACTGTTCCGCTTGGAGCATCTATTATTTTTTCTGAGGCATAATCAATTATTTCAAAGTGATCTACATATTTGGCAGCTGTTTCTGAAAATCGTTGTAGCAGTACAGCTGTTATCGAAAAATTACCGGCGGCCAATACAGATACTTTTTTTTCATCTGCCAAATTACCGATCTCTTGATAATCTTGATCTGAAAGACCAGATGTACCAATAATAATTATTTTTCCTTTATTGATAGAAGCTAAAATATTTTTCTTTGCTACTTTAGGAAAGGTATCATATAACTTTTGACTGAATTATATCATTTTGTATCTATCACTTATCAGGATGATTTTTAAGTGCTTAAATCAATTTTTTAAAATTTAAATATCTTCCACAAATTATAAACTTATGGAAGATATTTAGTTTTTGGTTGATTAGGTTATTTTATTTTATTGAAATGTGGAGATGCTCCATTGTATGTGTTAGTACTCGCTATGACCATCATTTTATTGCTGTTAAAATCCCAAGGATAGTATAATACAAAATTCCCATCATCTTGCAGAACATAGAATCCGAATTTTACATTATTATAATTTGCATCATTTCGTTTTACATGGAGATTGTCTGTAGACCATACCATAACTCCAGGTTTCTGAGAGGTAGGTTTTGCTGTTAGGATTAAATTTCCATCATCTTGAAAAACAAGTTGATAGTTTCTGGATCTCCCGAATTGTTTAAAAGAACCTGAATCCCATAATACTTTTTTTGCTACTTTATCACCTAAATATATGTTTCCATCCTCTTGGAAAACCATGCTAAATCGACCATTGGGGCTATTCATCTCATAAGGGAATTGAATTGTTTGTCCTGGTCTAAGAATGGCATTTGAGTTTCTGTAATGAAGTGTATCAACAATTACATATGAAGATTTTTTAGTATTAACACGGTATTTTCCCCAATCAACTGGAATTGGAAAATTTTTATTGATTTCATCATCCCACATTACTCCATATGATTTTGATGATGTACCTAGTATTCCAATATAATCAACTTCTCCCGAATGTTTTTTTCCAGATGGAATATTATATTTGATATAAATTCTTCCTCTAGATTTTTCATTAAGTAAGAGTTCTTTTGGAAAACGTATTGTTAATCTTTTATCATAGATTATTTCTCTTGATGCAAAATCATTTCCGTTAACTGTAAATTTAGCTAAGCTTACTATACTTTCCGAAGTAGCATAATAAATTTCGTACTCGGCTTTAAATTCAAAATCCACTCCATCTCCTCTTCTGGATATAACTGACACTAAGAAATCTGTTTCAGAATTTCTGCTAATTATTAAATTATTTCCTTCAGATGTCTCTTTAATTTGTGAGTGATGGATGTCCCAATTATGTAGTTTACGATAAAGAAATG is a window encoding:
- a CDS encoding MFS transporter, translated to MKSASQSIESGKLNFFKVMNLGMAQIVLWGGSYFLLSVLAKDIIAEMSWSYQQVYGCLSLALLVSGLLLPSVGRTIQHTDRHTVLLFSGLVMAIGLIIIGSSSNFLMFASGWVIIGIAMAMGLYDALFAAIGKRYSLNAAKSIVWITLISSLAPSVSWLFTSYILDSFGWRNTCYTYAILLIITIFPIHMHVFKNKEGNKSTLKGETLQSAVEPFRSKLYYLLSANFTLGSVITTSVIIHLIQILLHGKTEMSMVLIAISFLGPSQAMARVIELIIGKRSAIEMSFISTIIIFLGMILIFVSPIFAIPGVVVFGIGNGMRSVLRGTLPLSVYGSDNYALILGRLARLPLLAQATAPFLGGYLIQQFGMVIFLCVISFMAIVNIFLIALIKQAIEQYKLISIHE
- a CDS encoding GNAT family N-acetyltransferase; amino-acid sequence: MNNIKYIFRQATEEDAFQIWKILEKAIKRRKDDGSTQWQDGYPNQSIVENDIKNSYGYVLVDEDIIIGYCAILINDEPEYSNIKGSWLTNGDFVVYHRVAISEKYLGQGLAQRILQHIEDFALKHNIYSVKVDTNFDNRGMLWILQKMCYHYCGEVTFRGSPRKAFEKILR
- a CDS encoding dihydrodipicolinate reductase C-terminal domain-containing protein gives rise to the protein MAAGNFSITAVLLQRFSETAAKYVDHFEIIDYASEKIIDAPSGTVAELAYRLSKVKKPTPDVLIDETIGNKATRGAAVNGIQVHAVRLPGHILGVETIFCMEDEKLSIKHEAGSGAAPYLNGIFIALDKIDTFKDLNPGLDTLMDF